The sequence ACATGTTTCATAAAACCGTTTGAATTCTCGACAAAAGACATAACATTCTATTTTACAGTAAGCTTGTAAAACTCCTCAGTAATTCTTTGAACTGACCTTTGGCACTACTTATGCTTTGTAATATATTGGGGGAACGACCATTGAAGTACCTGGGCTCTAGAGTTTTATTATATTCCGTGTTGACGACATCTTGCATGCTGATTTCAGCTTGTGGTGATGGAATTAGCTTTCAACAATTGCCTTCAACCAAAAAATTAACTGAAGACAAACCCGTAATGAGTCCAACACCAACACCAACACCAACACCAACACCAACACCAACACCAACACCAACACCAACACCAACACCAACACCAACACCAACACCAACACCAACACCA is a genomic window of Oligoflexia bacterium containing:
- a CDS encoding sortase, which translates into the protein MLTTSCMLISACGDGISFQQLPSTKKLTEDKPVMSPTPTPTPTPTPTPTPTPTPTPTPTPTPTPTPTP